The following proteins are co-located in the Gossypium hirsutum isolate 1008001.06 chromosome A02, Gossypium_hirsutum_v2.1, whole genome shotgun sequence genome:
- the LOC107951620 gene encoding uncharacterized protein, translating into MEGNLSQGGMIPGGGSFGGLDLQGSMRVHNHAQNPHSIHQHHHPNPRQGASLHASIHEDFPLKMGNIQNSDQIISLMDYNKGERGKSSVSDEDEPSFTEEGVDGHNDGSKGKKGSPWQRVKWTDKMVRLLITAVSYIGEDAAGGCGGGMRRKFAVIQKKGKWKSVSKVMAERSYHVSPQQCEDKFNDLNKRYKKLNDMLGRGTSCQVVENPALLDVIDYLTEKEKDDVRKILSSKHLFYEEMCSYHNGNRLHLPHDPQLQRSLQLAFRIKDDQENDDAKRQRHDDDDDDDDDDDDMETDDHDEFEENHASHGDDRGIYRVLGGSAKRSRQVQVHEDACFHNSSNSQDCNKSSFSYPPPAQADINQAPPENPRAAWLQKQWIESRSLQLEEQKLQIQVEMLELEKQRFKWQRFSKKRDRELEKMRMENERMKLENERMALELKRKELDAD; encoded by the coding sequence ATGGAAGGAAATTTATCACAAGGAGGAATGATTCCTGGTGGGGGTTCTTTTGGAGGCCTTGACTTGCAAGGATCAATGAGAGTTCATAATCATGCACAAAACCCTCATAGTATACATCAACATCACCACCCTAACCCTCGCCAAGGTGCTTCTCTTCATGCTTCTATTCATGAGGATTTTCCACTCAAGATGGGGAATATACAGAACTCTGACCAAATCATTTCCTTGATGGATTACAACAAGGGGGAGAGGGGGAAAAGTTCGGTGAGTGATGAAGATGAACCTAGTTTTACGGAAGAGGGTGTTGATGGTCACAATGATGGAAGTAAAGGCAAGAAGGGATCACCGTGGCAGCGTGTGAAGTGGACTGATAAAATGGTGAGGCTTCTAATTACTGCAGTGTCTTATATAGGAGAGGATGCTGCAGGGGGCTGTGGTGGTGGGATGAGGAGGAAATTCGCAGTAATACAGAAGAAGGGTAAGTGGAAATCAGTGTCGAAAGTCATGGCAGAAAGGAGTTATCATGTTTCACCTCAGCAGTGTGAGGATAAGTTCAATGACCTGAATAAGAGGTATAAGAAACTAAATGATATGCTTGGTCGAGGAACTTCTTGTCAGGTTGTTGAGAACCCAGCACTTTTGGATGTTATAGATTACTTAACGGAGAAAGAAAAGGATGATGTGAGGAAAATTTTAAGCTCAAAGCATCTTTTCTATGAGGAGATGTGTTCTTATCATAATGGGAACAGATTGCATCTGCCTCATGATCCGCAATTGCAGCGTTCCTTGCAGTTGGCTTTTAGAATTAAAGATGATCAAGAGAACGATGATGCAAAGAGGCAACGGCatgatgatgacgatgatgatgacGACGATGATGATGACATGGAAACTGATGATCATGATGAATTTGAGGAGAATCATGCTTCACATGGGGATGACAGGGGAATATATAGGGTATTAGGGGGCTCTGCCAAGAGATCGAGACAAGTCCAGGTCCATGAAGATGCTTGTTTCCATAATTCTTCAAACTCCCAGGACTGCAACAAAAGTTCTTTTTCTTATCCACCACCCGCACAAGCTGATATAAATCAAGCACCACCTGAAAACCCAAGAGCAGCTTGGTTACAAAAGCAGTGGATTGAGTCTCGCTCACTTCAGCTAGAAGAACAGAAACTACAAATTCAAGTTGAGATGCTAGAATTGGAGAAACAGCGTTTCAAGTGGCAGAGATTTAGTAAGAAGAGGGATCGTGAGCTTGAAAAGATGAGAATGGAAAACGAGAGGATGAAGCTTGAGAATGAGCGAATGGCATTAGAGTTGAAGCGAAAGGAACTGGATGCTGATTAA